GTTACCGCTCAATTCCTCGTCTTCAGATACACCCGAAATCTTTAATATATCTTCGGTATTTTCCTGCTCCATTACGTCGATGATATCATCAACGGTAACCCGGCCAAGCAGCTTCATATGGTCATCAACAACCGGGATGGTTGTTAAATTGTATTGCGATATTAGGCGGGCAACCTCTTCCTGGTCAAGCTCGGCCCTTACATATACAGGGTCGCGTTTTACCAGGTCGCTCACTTTGGCATCCGCATGGGCTTTTATAACATCTTTTATCGAGAGGATGCCTTGCAAGGTGTCGGCATCGTCAACCACGTAAATGGTATAAAACTCCTCCATCTCTTCCGATTGGCGAATGATCTCGTCCAGTGCCTCTTTTTTATCCAGCCTGATGTTTACTTTGATGAGTTCGGAGTTCATCAAACCGCCGGCAGTATCTTCGGCATAGTTCAAAAGCGCGCGGATGCTGCTGGCATCATCGGCATCAATATCTTCTAATATTTCCTGCTGCTCATCTTCATCAAGCTGGGATATGATGTCGGTTGCATCGTCATAATCCAGCTCTTCAACTATCTCGCTTCTTTTTTCAGGGTGGAGGTTCAGGAGCAGCTCGCCGGGGCTGTGCTCCTCATCCATTTCGGATAAAACTTCAGATGCAACGTCAGTCGGCAGGATATTGATGATCCTTTCCTTATCCTCCTGCTCAAGCTGTTCAAACAATAAAGCAATCTCCGAGGCGTGATATT
The genomic region above belongs to Mucilaginibacter sp. KACC 22773 and contains:
- the mgtE gene encoding magnesium transporter, giving the protein MQSFDLDKTDLLRIKTALEADDAELEKVLKEYHASEIALLFEQLEQEDKERIINILPTDVASEVLSEMDEEHSPGELLLNLHPEKRSEIVEELDYDDATDIISQLDEDEQQEILEDIDADDASSIRALLNYAEDTAGGLMNSELIKVNIRLDKKEALDEIIRQSEEMEEFYTIYVVDDADTLQGILSIKDVIKAHADAKVSDLVKRDPVYVRAELDQEEVARLISQYNLTTIPVVDDHMKLLGRVTVDDIIDVMEQENTEDILKISGVSEDEELSGNWKDAVKSRLPWLVINLATAYLAASVIRHFDDTVSQVKGIAAYMTIIAGMGGNAATQALAVTVRRISLSNLTDSQAYNTVLKEFLVGMLNGAANGLVVFCIALFYDANPMLGLVLFLAMTGNLIIAGITGASIPLVLKRVGIDPAVASSIIITTFTDCAGFLLPLYLATRLLLKH